Genomic DNA from Gossypium hirsutum isolate 1008001.06 chromosome A01, Gossypium_hirsutum_v2.1, whole genome shotgun sequence:
aatttataaaaaatttaaaaacttataaaatattttaatttttttaaatgaattattatcTTATACATACTGAAAGACTTGGCAATTAAGTGAACTAGGATGATAGCatttatttttagataaaattGGAAACAGTGAAGAATAGGAATAAAATAAAGTACAGGAAGAATGTGCACCAGACCCTTACATCCCAaacctaaaaatcaattattaacAAACTTGAAAGTAACTCTAAAACAAGATCATAAATCAAAGAATTCAAGGCTTAATTTGAGTCACATCAAACTCCTCATCAATGGGGGACATTCATAACCTAAGGTTGAGATATTCATTGTGGATGCCATTACATTAACCATCTGATGGAACAAATGGACCCCATGTCTTTGAAATATTGCTTCTTTGATGGCAATTTCTGCCTACTTAATTCATATTCTTAAACATTTTAAGCTTCCAATGAATTAGCGTGCTACATTATGGTAAACATTTCCAAGGAAAAATTCCAAAATGTCATATCATTAAATTGGTCACTCTTAGAGAAATAATACCCATGAATTGAtagttttggactaaaatgaacAAGTTGCTTGACTGATGAAGTGTGACCagaaaaaaagaagtatatttTGTATTGAAGAAAAATGGTTACTACTTTTATTCCAGACCCTTTGTTCTTTAATATTCACTTTCTCTGTTTTACCCTTACTGCAAAAATCTTCTTCTAGTATGAGCAGAGTTTCTGATAATAATGGTAAGAACatatttttgtttgttatttttcGTGCCTCAATCTGCTTTCTCATTCATGTTATAAATAATAAAGTGAAACAAAAAATGatgtcatgttttttttttaatcttatggATATAGATACAGTTAAAACAATTAGTAGTTAAAATATTCATTTGCAGCTGAAGATGTTGAAGCTAGAACCTGTAAGATGAAATTTCAGACAGAACCCACTTTGCCAATATATCTTAAGGTAAACAACTAATGAATTATGTTGTGTTTTGTTCTTTGGTTCATCATCATCATTTAGTTATATCTGCAAACAACAATCTTCAGGTCTTgaaaagcaaaataaataaataaagtgtgTGCTTGTTAATGGTGCATGGATTAATTTTGGGTACCATATGTATTTGGACAGGCAAGAGATGGAGAATTGTGTAAAGATCAACGAACATGGCTAACATTGTCAGGTTCTGTCTTGTACGGAGTTTAGTCTCATCTTTGCATGGACAAGACTCTCCCCCCTTCTTTCCAACAAATGAAAccaaacatatattttataaagaCATGAAAGTTAGGGGTTTAGAAAGTCATGTTTATTTACTATGTCTTTAGCTCATTTGGCCAAATGAGGACATGTAAAGTTACAAGCACAAAGGAAAGAAGAGTAtgaatttatgtttaaatttcttttgatggggaaaaagtgtaataaTGTTTTAGTGAACTTAGGGGGGAATGATTATGATATGCTGAATCAAGGTTTTGTTTCATGTCTTGTAAGTGCAGTTCACAGATGTGACTTATAAAGTGATTATTAAAGGGATGACAAGTTGTGAAGAGAGGGATATATTGAATGGGATCACTGGTGCTGTTAATCCTGGTGAAGTTCTTGCACTTATGGGACCTTCTGGAAGTGGGAAGACCACTCTTCTTAATCTGCTTGGCGGTCGGTTAATTCAATCCACCGGCGGTGGTTCGATTACGTATAATGATCAACCTTATTCCAAGTTCCTTAAAAGCAGGTAACAGACAACAATCTCAAACTTAGGAGTCACGAATACTGCTAAACTAGAGAGGCCTAACATTAATCATACAGGATAGGATTTGTGACTCAAGACGACGTCTTGTTTCCGCACCTTACCGTGAAAGAAACGTTGATGTATGCCGCACGGTTACGACTTCCGAAAGTATTAACGAGACAACAGAAGGAAAAACGAGCCGTCGATGTGATTTATGAATTAGGCTTGGAGAGGTAAAACTCGAATTCTGTTTTCATGTCAACTTAGCTTGTTATTGAAGTAATATGATATGCAGATGTCAAGACACTATGATCGGTGGATCGTTCGTTCGAGGAGTGTCGGGTGGGGAAAGGAAAAGAGTTTGTATTGGTAATGAAATCATAATCAATCCTTCCCTTTTGTTTCTTGATGAACCAACCTCTGGTTTGGATTCAACAACTGCTTTAAGAACTATTCAAACATTGCAAGACATTGCTGAGGTTGGGAAGACAGTCATAACAACAATCCATCAACCATCGAGTCGATTGTTCCACAAATTCGACAAATTGATTCTTCTTGGAAAAGGCAGTTTACTCTACTTTGGGAAAGCATCAGAAGCTATTGTTTATTTCTCGTCCATCGGGTGTTCGCCTCTAATTGCAATGAACCCTGCAGAGTTTCTACTTGACCTTGCAAATGGGAACTTGACGGATATTTCTGTACCATCAGAGCTTGAGGAcaaagttcaaatggagaattcGGAAACTGAAACCGGAAATGGGAAGCCTCCACCGGCAGTTGTACACGAGGTAATGTTCGATTTTGACTTATCTTTTTACAGTACAAGAGGAGCTCTATGACTCAAATATAAAATCACAGGTAAATAGACTGCATTTTTGTAGCGTATGTAAATACACTAACGTACTAATCtgcctaatatatatatttatatatatatattcattcactTGAAAGCAGTATCTAGTGGAGGCTTATGAATCAAGAGTTGCAGATACTGAAAAGAAGAAACTTATGGCTCCTCTTCCATTAGACGACGAACTGAAATCAAAAGTGTCATCTTCGAAGCGACAATGGGGTGCGAGTTGGTGGCAACAATATTGTATCTTGTTCTGTAGAGGGATCAAAGAACGAAAGCATGATTACTTTAGTTGGTTAAGGATCACACAAGTTCTTTCAACAGCAATCATCTTGGGATTACTATGGTGGCAATCAGATAGTAAAACGATTCGAGGCCGTCAAGATCAGGCAGGGTTGTTGTTCTTCATTGCTGTTTTCTGGGGTTTCTTTCCTGTTTTCACTGCAATCTTTACATTTCCACAAGAAAGAGCAATGCTAGGCAAAGAGCGAGCCGCCGATATGTATCGATTGAGTGCGTATTTTTTAGCTAGAACTACAAGTGACCTACCACTTGATCTGATATTACCGGTACTATTCCTTCTAGTAGTTTATTTCATGGCAGAACTAAGACTAAGTGCTAGTCATTTCTTCCTCAGTATGCTTACAGTTTTCCTCTGCATCGTTGCGGCCCAGGTACGTCCATTTGCAACCGAATGAAACcataacatatcatttaaacTTCAAGGGATGACATTGGGTGGCTTTTGCAGGGTCTTGGACTAGCCATTGGTGCTACACTAATGGACTTAAAGAGAGCTACTACTTTAGCTTCAGTAACTGTGATGACCTTCATGTTGGCTGGTGGATATTTTGTTAAGGTATAAGCTACTTTCGGATCAAACAGAACAATACCATCGATTAGCCGCCTGCCTATACTTATATTATGTTCAATGTTGCAGAAAGTACCAGTGTTCATATCATGGATCAGATACATGTCCTTCAATTATCACACATACAAGCTTCTTCTCAAGGTACAATACCAAGACATTATGCCAACAGTAAATGGGATTAAAACAGACAGTGGGTTGAAGGAAGTGGGGGCATTGGTTGCAATGATTTTCGGGTATCGGTTCTTGGCTTACCTTTCATTGCGTAAAATGCAACTTCATTGTGAAGCTTAAAAGATAATAGTAATAGTGTAATACTACCAACATTTccaagaatgaaaaagaaaaagaagcttgAGATTGCCATTATTTTGAGGGTAATTCTGTAAAAATAGAAATTCCTGAGGATCAGGAATCAACAAAATGGGGTTCAACTCCATTTTTTTTCCCTTAAGAAATTGACAATGATGTGTCGTATGTGATGAATTTAACCATGCGCATGGTGGATAATTAGTAATCTGAAGTTAGTGGATCCTTTGGCATATGATGTTGattttttaccataaaagaaattaaatttgtattatgagtcagattacattttactCTATTTAAAATATGGATAAATTAGTTTTTGTACATTAGATTAGAGAGCCAATTTgtcttttctgttaaaaattcatCAATTCGTATTGTTAAAAACTTGTGTGGTTAATAGAATAACAAAAAAGTGATGTCATGTGTACCTCGTACATCGGataagtttttaataatagaaatgaaagtaatttttaataaaatgaccaatttactctttaatctaacgtaGCATTTGgactattttttaagtaaataaagtaaaatataatctaactcttaatacaaGAAGCTCCAGGATACTTTTACCGACAATCATATTTAAGGTAGAGCCTTTCGATATTACTAATGCTAAAGATCTCCACTTGGGTTATATTTGTTCATCACCTGCAATAAAGTAgatttttattgaaagaaaataaccTTTCGTCAAAATATTTaggaataaatatcaaaattatatataaagttCGCTTTAATGTGTAATgtcatacatgaactttgattttatgtaattttatatatgaaattttaatttgattcaattttcacaaatcactaacaACGTTATCGAATTAGCACCATTTGAcgttgatatatatattaatccaatacaaaaataaatgtatgttaaaatcaaagttttatttatacatatggaccacaattcaagtttcatacatataattgtattaaatcaaagttcatacaTCAAATTATACATTAGACCGAAGTTcatgtataagttaaatatttatcccATTATTTTTTGAATTGCTAGTTAAAATATTGTGAAATTATAATATCATGAAGCTTTTTAAGTGAACTTTCAAACCTAAtggtctttaaatttttttaaaaaatatttcaattgcTATACATCACTCAACGTGATTCGTGATAACATGGGAAGGCACTTGAGAGATTTTCGTGGATGGTCTTTTGCGTACCTCTCGACATACAACACTTGGTATATTCTCTATCTAAGCACCCGGATAGTCCTCTATTGCCCAACTAATAACTAGGTGACCATCCAACCATCCGAGCACCTCATCCTTAAATATTTAAAGAGTGAgctttaaatgttaaatttctaaaaaaattgattattttttatgttttttattttatttgtcatatatttttagattttattttatttatttttttaaacttaaatatttaaaaagtgagctttaaatgttaaattttaacttactttttatatatatatatatatatatattaatttttttaatttttaatatctcttaaaatattaaaaaaattctgtttttttttctaaattttaagattttttaaaatttttgtaagaataattaaaaatgaatcaATGTGCCATCCCCTTATTTTTCCTTGTGCTGCCTCTATACTTGTCAACGTCAacaaattcttcaaaaaaaactATGTTAGTATAGGGACCACTCTGTGTAACGGATGCCAGCCTTAGAGATTAATATGatccaaaaaaaagtttaggggcCAATGTGAAAAAAGTTGTTAAAATTTAGGGGCCAATCTATATATTAagccataaaaaaattaacagtgtTAATCATAGGGACCGATTTGTGAAATGGATGCTAACTTTAGGGACTAATATGATCCAAGAAAAAAGTTTAGGAgctaattttaaaaatgttacgCCAATCTATATATTAAGCCTTTAAACATTTgtcccttaaaaaaattttcaacctTTCCGATCATATCCTATCCACTTCCTGTGCCTTTCCTTTTCATTcttgttcttttattttgatattttctcttaAATCATATTGATATTTTGTTAAAAAGGttagaaattgattttattttaaataatttatctctttttttaaataaaagtgagatatacaaattattatatttattttttataatatatttacaaaaaagaatattaataagattaaatttaataaaaaataattaaaaaataaaataattttatcaaacaacataattaaattcaatacttaattttattaatataccaaataattttttatataattttagtaCTGAaaattcaacacttaattttttaCATTATCAAACAACACCTTTATCTTCAAATCACTTCTAATTATATAAGATTTCACATTTGTTGATGGGAGAATGCACCATCGatgcataaataaaataaaaataaatactaactaaaataaaaaataaggtaggacatataaataaatactaataactttatttaaagataattaaataataattaattgtaaGTAAATATTTAAAGTCCTAAATTTTAACTCCTGTCTCCTGAAAATCTAAACTCGAGACCATAAATCTTAAAACCAAGACTCAATTTTAAATCAgataacctaaaccctaaacttgagagttgttagtatttatttatcatatttataatcaattatctttaaataaaattattagtatttatttataagtactctattatttttattttatttaatgatgagACACCGTATTATTTTTCAGTGATGGTGCATAAGGCTCATGCACCAACGATGCGTTAAATATTATTCCTTTATTTATCGATATTGTTGTGTTTTgtatctttttatatttatcattCTAATTATTTATGTTAGCAATGAAGTACATGTGGACTTTCATGCGAGCTATCACAATAACATtgttgatttaattttatatactaaatgttgatttaatttaattgttacaaatcactaaaacagttttattgaatcaaaattagagtttcatgtatataattacaccaaatcaaaattaatgtGTCAAATTACATATTCGACCAAAGTTTatatatagttttgatatttatccctttgATATATGAAGTTAatcttaaaatattatatttatatttatttaaaaaataaaaaaaactagatTATGAAACACTcaagataaataatttatgtaataatataataactaaATATGGTTTTGGTtgaaatagttaaattttaatattaaaaaagataaaCTACATCctaggtcactaaactattagtaaatttacgttttggtcacttaattttaaaaaattacaaaatccaTGTTGTATATGTATTACCTTCATTGTTCATATCGCTTCTACTAATCGAAAGATctcatttctcttctcttttgcaattaaaaaattttcatgaaacaactttaaacgtCACAAATCTGcgaatcaaaatttaaacattttttcttCGATCTCCGAAATTGATCATcaaatcgacttggatctaagttATATTCTTTTACTTGTTGATGGGTACTGATCCATCAAATCGGTCGTTGAATCATCGATTGGAGCTCGTTAGTCAGACTTTTTTGTAAAAGAAACTTAACAAcctagtaacttaaataaaaaacatttgaATAGTTTAacaaccattttataactttttgaagttgattgatcaaaacataaacttattaataatttaatgaccttaggttaagggtgagcaaaactcaattggatttgaaaaaatagaattttgagttaaacaaatcaagttatttgagttattcgaattattcgagtcaaaTCGAATAACTCGCTTCGAGTTTGAGTTCGAGTCAAgttgaatttcaaaattcaaataacttgaataatttgaataattcgaataatagatTAGTATAAATATCTTTTTGGTCCTtgtcaaatttgaaaataagCAATTTGGTCACTCTCTtgataaatattacaaaaaaattcaaaatttacattttataaatttcttttagaaattttaaaaaattctaaaatatatataaaaaagttaaaaatttacattttatctaaaataataattttaggacctaattaatgattcaagtttatcaatACTCAAAagtatcttattttattattattttgctttaaaaaaatttcaaatgtatatgatttcaaatttatgggctttaatatgaaattagttattagaattttatttcactcgactcggttcgaaattttttttaaattaagttaagatgataaaataaaactcatgaactcaaaattttttcacttgatttGATTTAACGCTCATACTTtaagtataattataatattttaaagttcaaatcccatattaaaacaaaattgcccaaaaataatatataaatataatatatatagatattatatgtgtgaaaataaaaaataaaaaataaaaaataaaaaaatggataaaatggaaaaagaaaaagaaaactcaaagtcGATATGTACCAATTGGAGGcggaaatatttttgaaaaaaactcATCGATACGCTGTACTCATTGGCCACACGTCGCTTATAAGTTGAACGCACGTATTCCAATTTTGGAGTAACGTTATTTCGAAGCAAttctttcaaaaaaagaaaaaagaaaaaaaaaagcagttACTATCATATCTTATCCAATCCACTTGCTTTGCCTTTCTCCTTCTTTTCCCTCAATCTTAAATAGCCCAACAAAGAAGAAGGAGATCTAAGATCAAATCCCAcatagaaaagggaaaaaaagtttCAAATCAAATGGGGCTGAGGATCGTCTACGGGGTGGTGTTCCTCTCCTTCTCCTGCGCTTGCTTCAAGCTTCTTCATCTCTTCCTTCACCCTGTCTTCTTCTTCACTTCTTGATTCCTTTTCGTCTtcttccttttttaaaaaaaaatctattatgtATTATTTGTTGTACTTTCTTTCTTGTTTAATATGATTGAAGTTTTTACGAAACTGATCTGATCCATTGATGATTGAGATTTtagatttgattttttaattatattaaattaattaaagaaagaaatgagttatattgatttttttttttaaatttctatttcgcttatgaaattgaagaaattgGCGGTTAATCTATTAAGCTATTATCGTCTTTTTTTAACATTCAATATGTTGCTTTTTTGATAAATGATTGTGAAACCAACATTAGTATTTTCTCTTCTACATTTCCTTCACCTTCTCtgtgttatttatttataatgatatatatatattcttacatGGAGCGGGGATTATTCAGAGAATTAATTGGagattaatgttaattttaatataatttttaatctatttttatttatattatattaaatcttGAATTCAGCCACCATCATCTCAGTAGTTAtattactgaaataatttttttttacttacaaATCAACAAATATTAATACTACATCTTTCCAGTCCTACCaaatacttatttaaaaaatagagaattttaataaaaatataagtttaaaaaattgaCTTGATTAAAAAAATAGGCCTAAGGGTTTTCTACTTGAGCTTAGTTCGATTTGAATTAAcaaaaagataaatttttttattttttttcactgtATTGTTGcaactttattattatattattactattttattattattatttatattttttaactgttaattttattattattttgacaatatttgtttgttaagttacGCTTATGCTAGgttatttaaatatacatattttttaatttatttttaatttggtgggaaacatttattttcaatttggatAGACCAAGCCGGACTctgattttagtatttttatctaaGTTGAGTTTGtacaaaattttagacccatttttcaGGTCAGATCTAACAAACGGATCTAAAACTTTGACAAGGCCTAAACTTGACCCGACTCTGGCCATGAACATGTCTAATTAAtaccaaaatatttttatttttaataaatatatttattatataattttttatcgaTATTTTAGATTTGTAATAAATTTAGTAatactttataatataattttatatattattatctaaGCCCTTAATTGAGTTGGTATCACAAGTCAATCATCGAGCATTAATTCAATTAAgacaattatgaaaaatattcTTTTGTATAAAGGGATTTTAACTTATGTTAAATGGttagaaaaatattaaacttatcatttaactaaagttttattttaatatatacattttattacattcatcaattgtatattaataatattgttgatTGAGTCGTCATTATAAGTTAACTTGATTTCAACTCAAGATTAATAACATCACCATGATATAATTATGTGTCTAATATCgcacatattttgtatgttgttattaattagtttcaaaatatatgcatttcatttatttattttatgatatttttaaatatattgttatattttaaatatgcaaTTTTCATAGATagagtttataaaattttagtaaattgttggtgatattttaaattatatatatatatatatgatgtatgGTTTgagtgaattaaaaaaattaattgaattttaattcatttatgatACATTTTAATAATAGAACAAATTCATTGAACCAAACTAGTTTCATTAAATTATGATTTGCGGTATGCAGTTGAAGTCGGTGGTATAATTTATAAGGAAgtactcaaaatttttaaatatttgttccagttaattaattaatttaagaataatatttaatcataataatgaaattattgttTGTAACGGAAtacttatgaacatatttataTGACAGCCCACAACACCATTAATCATCTAAATTAgagattttggttgaattaagaaattaaaaacgTCCCTTTTGGTTCTGTATTTTGGTTATAAATATTagaatttaccctttttttaaaacattttatttctgTTCCACTGTTGCAAGAAAGACAGCACCAAACCGTAACTGAAACTGGTCACAGCAAACATATAAATCCAACACAATTCcaccattttttttaataatttgattaataTGTCTAGCCCTATAATCCGAATGAACCAAACCACCGAACCATGGAGGAAATCACGGCTGCCAAGCCGTTCCCTTTCTTCCTCTAACATCGTCGACTGCGGCGGCTGTGTCAGCAACAACAATAGCAGAAGGAGCCGGTCAATGGACAGTGCCAGTTTCGGGGAGATTTGTGGGGGTGCCACAGCTGAGTGTGCGGCTATTTGTTGCTGTGTCCCTTTCGGGATAGCCAACTTTCTAGTTTTGACAATGTACAAGATCCCTGCAGGGTTATGCCGCCGTGCTATTCGTCAGAGGCAGCGGCGTAAGTTGGTGAAAAAAGGGTTGATTCAGCCGTGGGACCACCGTGGATGTGAGGGTCTCCATATTCACCCAGTGGAGGAAATTTTCCCAGTTGTGAATGGTTCTGAAGAAACTGAAAAGGCTGTGAATGAACTGGAAAAAGAAATGTGGCAAAGGTTTTATGGCACCGGGTTTTGGAGAAGTCCTTCTCAGAGGGAAGGTGATTCACCTAGAATGAAATAActgttaaaaaaagaagaaatatttggactaaatattgttttaaattggGATTTTATTAAGTATGGGGAATCAATTAAGAAATTGATTTTGATGTCATAAAAACATGGTTCTATTTTAACCTGTAATGAATGATGATGGTTAAGAAGTGGACTATGACATTGGGGACCCCTTTGCTTTTGGATTAGCTTCATTAGGCAAATGACAACTGCGCCACCCAAATGTTTGGGGCCATCCACCCTTGTTGGAGTTCCGTTTCAAACATAAACACTTGATGGAAAACAAGGTTTTTAATATCATCtaatcgatttaaaaaaaaaaatacttttg
This window encodes:
- the LOC107925504 gene encoding ABC transporter G family member 22 isoform X1 is translated as MEKGSHSSSTTLARTKSDQLVETLAAAFKSARQSDQQTPPGTSESGGTLSRKSSKRVMMGASPRRSSGENNNTYIRKSRSAQMKLDLEELSSGAALSRASSASLGLSFSFTGFTVPPDEIADSKPFSDDDIPEDVEARTCKMKFQTEPTLPIYLKFTDVTYKVIIKGMTSCEERDILNGITGAVNPGEVLALMGPSGSGKTTLLNLLGGRLIQSTGGGSITYNDQPYSKFLKSRIGFVTQDDVLFPHLTVKETLMYAARLRLPKVLTRQQKEKRAVDVIYELGLERCQDTMIGGSFVRGVSGGERKRVCIGNEIIINPSLLFLDEPTSGLDSTTALRTIQTLQDIAEVGKTVITTIHQPSSRLFHKFDKLILLGKGSLLYFGKASEAIVYFSSIGCSPLIAMNPAEFLLDLANGNLTDISVPSELEDKVQMENSETETGNGKPPPAVVHEYLVEAYESRVADTEKKKLMAPLPLDDELKSKVSSSKRQWGASWWQQYCILFCRGIKERKHDYFSWLRITQVLSTAIILGLLWWQSDSKTIRGRQDQAGLLFFIAVFWGFFPVFTAIFTFPQERAMLGKERAADMYRLSAYFLARTTSDLPLDLILPVLFLLVVYFMAELRLSASHFFLSMLTVFLCIVAAQGLGLAIGATLMDLKRATTLASVTVMTFMLAGGYFVKKVPVFISWIRYMSFNYHTYKLLLKVQYQDIMPTVNGIKTDSGLKEVGALVAMIFGYRFLAYLSLRKMQLHCEA
- the LOC107925504 gene encoding ABC transporter G family member 22 isoform X3 → MEKGSHSSSTTLARTKSDQLVETLAAAFKSARQSDQQTPPGTSESGGTLSRKSSKRVMMGASPRRSSGENNNTYIRKSRSAQMKLDLEELSSGAALSRASSASLGLSFSFTGFTVPPDEIADSKPFSDDDIPEDVEARTCKMKFQTEPTLPIYLKFTDVTYKVIIKGMTSCEERDILNGITGAVNPGEVLALMGPSGSGKTTLLNLLGGRLIQSTGGGSITYNDQPYSKFLKSRIGFVTQDDVLFPHLTVKETLMYAARLRLPKVLTRQQKEKRAVDVIYELGLERCQDTMIGGSFVRGVSGGERKRVCIDIAEVGKTVITTIHQPSSRLFHKFDKLILLGKGSLLYFGKASEAIVYFSSIGCSPLIAMNPAEFLLDLANGNLTDISVPSELEDKVQMENSETETGNGKPPPAVVHEYLVEAYESRVADTEKKKLMAPLPLDDELKSKVSSSKRQWGASWWQQYCILFCRGIKERKHDYFSWLRITQVLSTAIILGLLWWQSDSKTIRGRQDQAGLLFFIAVFWGFFPVFTAIFTFPQERAMLGKERAADMYRLSAYFLARTTSDLPLDLILPVLFLLVVYFMAELRLSASHFFLSMLTVFLCIVAAQGLGLAIGATLMDLKRATTLASVTVMTFMLAGGYFVKKVPVFISWIRYMSFNYHTYKLLLKVQYQDIMPTVNGIKTDSGLKEVGALVAMIFGYRFLAYLSLRKMQLHCEA
- the LOC107925504 gene encoding ABC transporter G family member 22 isoform X4, which produces MKCDQKKRSIFCIEEKWLLLLFQTLCSLIFTFSVLPLLQKSSSSMSRVSDNNAEDVEARTCKMKFQTEPTLPIYLKFTDVTYKVIIKGMTSCEERDILNGITGAVNPGEVLALMGPSGSGKTTLLNLLGGRLIQSTGGGSITYNDQPYSKFLKSRIGFVTQDDVLFPHLTVKETLMYAARLRLPKVLTRQQKEKRAVDVIYELGLERCQDTMIGGSFVRGVSGGERKRVCIGNEIIINPSLLFLDEPTSGLDSTTALRTIQTLQDIAEVGKTVITTIHQPSSRLFHKFDKLILLGKGSLLYFGKASEAIVYFSSIGCSPLIAMNPAEFLLDLANGNLTDISVPSELEDKVQMENSETETGNGKPPPAVVHEYLVEAYESRVADTEKKKLMAPLPLDDELKSKVSSSKRQWGASWWQQYCILFCRGIKERKHDYFSWLRITQVLSTAIILGLLWWQSDSKTIRGRQDQAGLLFFIAVFWGFFPVFTAIFTFPQERAMLGKERAADMYRLSAYFLARTTSDLPLDLILPVLFLLVVYFMAELRLSASHFFLSMLTVFLCIVAAQGLGLAIGATLMDLKRATTLASVTVMTFMLAGGYFVKKVPVFISWIRYMSFNYHTYKLLLKVQYQDIMPTVNGIKTDSGLKEVGALVAMIFGYRFLAYLSLRKMQLHCEA
- the LOC107925504 gene encoding ABC transporter G family member 22 isoform X5, with translation MEKGSHSSSTTLARTKSDQLVETLAAAFKSARQSDQQTPPGTSESGGTLSRKSSKRVMMGASPRRSSGENNNTYIRKSRSAQMKLDLEELSSGAALSRASSASLGLSFSFTGFTVPPDEIADSKPFSDDDIPEDVEARTCKMKFQTEPTLPIYLKFTDVTYKVIIKGMTSCEERDILNGITGAVNPGEVLALMGPSGSGKTTLLNLLGGRLIQSTGGGSITYNDQPYSKFLKSRIGFVTQDDVLFPHLTVKETLMYAARLRLPKVLTRQQKEKRAVDVIYELGLERCQDTMIGGSFVRGVSGGERKRVCIEFLLDLANGNLTDISVPSELEDKVQMENSETETGNGKPPPAVVHEYLVEAYESRVADTEKKKLMAPLPLDDELKSKVSSSKRQWGASWWQQYCILFCRGIKERKHDYFSWLRITQVLSTAIILGLLWWQSDSKTIRGRQDQAGLLFFIAVFWGFFPVFTAIFTFPQERAMLGKERAADMYRLSAYFLARTTSDLPLDLILPVLFLLVVYFMAELRLSASHFFLSMLTVFLCIVAAQGLGLAIGATLMDLKRATTLASVTVMTFMLAGGYFVKKVPVFISWIRYMSFNYHTYKLLLKVQYQDIMPTVNGIKTDSGLKEVGALVAMIFGYRFLAYLSLRKMQLHCEA
- the LOC107925504 gene encoding ABC transporter G family member 22 isoform X2 encodes the protein MEKGSHSSSTTLARTKSDQLVETLAAAFKSARQSDQQTPPGTSESGGTLSRKSSKRVMMGASPRRSSGENNNTYIRKSRSAQMKLDLEELSSGAALSRASSASLGLSFSFTGFTVPPDEIADSKPFSDDDIPEDVEARTCKMKFQTEPTLPIYLKFTDVTYKVIIKGMTSCEERDILNGITGAVNPGEVLALMGPSGSGKTTLLNLLGGRLIQSTGGGSITYNDQPYSKFLKSRIGFVTQDDVLFPHLTVKETLMYAARLRLPKVLTRQQKEKRAVDVIYELGLERCQDTMIGGSFVRGVSGGERKRVCIGNEIIINPSLLFLDEPTSGLDSTTALRTIQTLQDIAEVGKTVITTIHQPSSRLFHKFDKLILLGKEFLLDLANGNLTDISVPSELEDKVQMENSETETGNGKPPPAVVHEYLVEAYESRVADTEKKKLMAPLPLDDELKSKVSSSKRQWGASWWQQYCILFCRGIKERKHDYFSWLRITQVLSTAIILGLLWWQSDSKTIRGRQDQAGLLFFIAVFWGFFPVFTAIFTFPQERAMLGKERAADMYRLSAYFLARTTSDLPLDLILPVLFLLVVYFMAELRLSASHFFLSMLTVFLCIVAAQGLGLAIGATLMDLKRATTLASVTVMTFMLAGGYFVKKVPVFISWIRYMSFNYHTYKLLLKVQYQDIMPTVNGIKTDSGLKEVGALVAMIFGYRFLAYLSLRKMQLHCEA